In Cryptomeria japonica chromosome 1, Sugi_1.0, whole genome shotgun sequence, the sequence ATGCGTATCGATACtcactcatgcctcaaaggacaagggggatcagaatcatTCAAACAACAACAAACAACTAATTTCCTTAATCAAATGAATTCATAGACTTATAATAAGCAGATAATCAAAGAAGTAAAATATTTTGCTCACAAACATATATCCCAATAGAGATTTGTTCTTTCATTCAAACACACGGATTTGAAGGCCatgcaaaatatatcattttattcaCATATAAAATGTCTTCcctgaaaattcaaaaagaaaactaagtctgctAATCGAAAACAAATTTTTTCGAACCTCAATAAAAGCTTGCTTGATTATATATATAGCCTCCAAGCTAATAGTTTCTGAAATAACCCATTTTTTAAACTCTATCCTAGAGTTAAACGAAAATGTTTACTTAAAACTAGATAAAACTTAAATGACCAAGAGCCACGGACAGAATGACAGCTCATTCATAACACGATCAAGGCTCCAATGTGGTAGACGAAATGACTGATCCATCTTGTTTTGCCGCAGTACCACGTACATtccgccactccaagtgtgtcatTGAGAAGTTGAGGATGACCTGATAGTGCGGGAACCCAATATGTAGAATGTGTTATTTCCAGACTTCTTTATCCATGTTTACCTACATGACCTTAATTTTATGCGCTTCCAGATGATCAAAGCAAACCGCTAACATTGACTCTATCCTAGCCACCTTGCAAAAATCATTTGTAGCTAGAGACTTTGTTTCTTTAACGTGTTGCACTCTCTCCTTAAAATTTTTGACCATGTTTGTTGCAAGCTCGATCATCCGTCTATCATCCTTCAGGAGTTTTATATCAATGCATTTCAAATCTTTATGCATCGTATCAATGAGCTCTTTTAATACTTTTAATAATTTGATGGATTCTGCGTGACCCTATTTAATGATTgagtttctccattcaatgtttttcCTTGATACATATAGTACATTGTCATCCAAGTTATCGACAGGCTTCTTGGCAAGAAATTTCATGATCCCAATTTTTTGTACATCATTCATTTGTTCTAAGACCTCTacccatttatttatttctttgtcccATGTTGTAGCTTCCAACTACAGATCTTTACTCACGATTATACCATTATCATTCACCTTGATTAAGCTAGCAATGTAATATGTGCCTTGCTCCACTATGGAGTCAAGCCATTCATCAAAAATCTCAGCTATCATACGGCTTCTTTCAACCTAGTCCAATAGCCTCTAGTTTACTAGTGATACAGGGTTAAAAGACAATGACAGTTGTGTCAGAGGCTGAGGACTcggatgatgtatggcattgatatatTCTGCCATCTGTGTAACAATTTGTTTCAATTCCCATttgtccttctcatctttccaagtTTTGGATATCATTCTTTTGGTGGAGAATTTTAAATGTTTGGCATCCACAGCTCTTGAAGCAACTCCCAGGTTAATTTTCTAAACAACAAAATCCTTTATTGTGGCATTCTCTAGGTCTTTATCTGAGATAGGCTTTGCTACTTCCACTACCGAGTGCCCTGTTTCGTCATCGACCTCTAGCATAGCCTTTGTTTTAAGCTTTTTGGGTTTGGATATTCTTCCAAGGAACTTactaaccatatcctccatgggaatggTAATAGGAACCACACTGCGTTCTTACCAATTGAAGCTCCAAGCCATCGACAAATTCTGGAAGTTTCTTTGGGCGGAGGTGTCTGATAATTAGGTAGATCGACAATAGTCATGGTGCTCATCGGATTTGGATTTTCTTCAGATTCTTTCTTTGTATCCGCATCTTGTACTAAAATATTATTTGACACTTATTCGTCTGTGGCCACCTAGGTTTCTTCACTTGAATCTAAGTCCACAACAATTTGGTCTGCCGCTAGTTCCCTGTTTTTCTTTCTGCTCCTAGAACGGGTGACTTGAACTACTAAGGAACTCAATGGAGATTTCTTTGACCTCTTGGTTTGAACCTCTCCAATTTTTAGCCTTGTGGCACCAACAATATCAACAATTACATTAGAGGAGGAAGTAGGAATCTGTGTTGTAGCATGAAGTGGACATGAAGTGGACCAACTGTTAAttatttaggagtaataattgGCTCCTTTCTAAATTTGTGGTCCCTTAACCACTTCTCCattctccttataacattgaaggacttggcttggatactttcttcttctctcctatcccagtcaattttaGGGATGGGTTTCCCTTGAACCCTTACATTGAAATCAGGATCCAACACATCTTCGCCCTCCTCTTCTTGTATTCGTGCCACATTTATCAACAACCTCATTGTAACAATCTAttgcaaagtgaaccttgaccataatctccttcttacttcaaattcatcacagcaattttcccaataatcttctaattggGGTTCATGAAAGAAATTGACATCAACATTTAGATGTTCTACAGCATAGCCTCTTCTATCAAACTTACGTCGGGCAATGTAGGGCTGTAAAATCagtttcttgaactctaattctaggctcaaagcattgcaactataatatccaagttcaattgggaagGCAACTCCAGATTTACTCTTCGCCCCTAACTTTTTATCATTGTGGGCAAGTTGTCTACAAACTTCAGTAAGTATAtaactatcaaaggcatacctGGGAAATTTGACTGGTTCACCTTCTAATCCCCCCATTCTAATGTAAGTAAATATGGGAAATTGGATAAAATAGCTTCCATATATACTGACCATCTCAATGGCTTCGattaacattattttatttgtgtctccttgCAATTCAAAGACAAGTCTACCTGTGAAAACATCGTTCCATCTTGTAACATTTTCAACATATCTATGGTGTTGCAGGTGTggataataatcataaaccttcatgccatccacccaagGCTCATGATGTAACCCTTGCCACTCTCTGGTACAagccaatatataaaataaatatgaggacatataaaaactagacattccaaaaaaattactcaaaccctcatgaagcCTTTCAGAAATAACATGTGCCTTGTCAAGATATTTCTCACCAGCTAACAATACCTAactgtaaaaatacatccagtcttcccagtagAAAGCGTGTGAATTCCCTTTGAGTTTGtttaacaaaatcataatatcctACACCTCtgttatgaaatgctctcttgtaagAGGTTTGGGTAACCGGGAACCCCCTTTCTgaacttttaggagccaattccttgcaatgacGCTTTTATAAgtgcttttcttctcagagaaaaatgcgtatgaAGTACCAATGGACTAGTCTTCATATGGCTCCTTATGAGGAATTCCAATTGTAGCCATCACTTTTTCCCTATTAATTTCTACTAACAATTCGCCACTGCTAGTCCTAATGCACCTGTTACCGatatcatacctattcatacatcCTATCACCAATTATGGGCAAGGAGTGGCAGTTGGGAATGCAGTAGCTTCAATCAAGCCAATGTtaactattctttccatcatcGAGTTAGCCTCAGGTTTTCTAGCTCTTTCTAGAAAATCTCCTAAGTCAGCTTGGGCTAAAGAAGTGTCACCCAGTTCTGGAAGTGTACTGGCTAAGCATGATGTGTGGCCAAGCTTTGGAAGATTCGGCCTCATAATGGCCACTTTTGCATTCATCAAAAAATTTCTAGAAAGAAcagaattctattccaaaacaaagatTTTTTCTATACTGACTTTCTGAGCTAGTAACACAGCGGAGaagaaattatcaaaactcacccGTTACCACCATCAAATCTGTGAAACCCTTAGAAGTATGGAGTTGAAATTACCTCCGGCATCCTTCACTTCTCCAACAACAATAGCTACCAATTTCACAATTTGAGAATTCACATATTAAGAGGAGGAAGAAACAGAGTAATACCTACGCATGCCTCGTGATAATTCATTCGACCATGTGAGATAACCTATGATTTGATGAGATCCTGACAACTTTCTTGATTATATATCAACTCTACACAAACggcttgagttttcatgatttcttttcataattagaattttaaaatatgaTATGCTCATAATATTCCTTTTGTTGTGCCATGTTTGCTTTATTAATGTCCTCAGGGATAACTTGTaatgaaattttgaactttgaactatttaacaagaagttcaatggttcaagttcaatcctgAGAAAACAAAAGGGCTTCCACCTTGCGGTTCAACACAACACTGGTAACGAGTGAAGActtttaacaaacataaaggaggaccttgaactttgaaccttgaaccgcttCAAGAATGGTTCAACTATTCAAGTTCAAAACCAACTTAACACATTAACACTCGCCCGCTTACCAACAAAACAAATCCACGACACCCACGAAGGCACCAGTTGAAACTTAAACCTTGAACCAAGATGCAAGTTCAACCTATAGGTTCATTGGGTTAGAAAAAGTGGATTATAAAGAAAAGGTACATAGCCAAGGACAAATCAAACCGAATGGGGAAAGCAACATTAATCACACATTATTTTGCTCAAGACAAAGACTTTAACTGTTGACAAAATAATGGGGTAacatcggctctgactggggaccgaGACTGAGAAGGACCAGAAATGGAACTTAGAATCTCTGATTTTGCATGCAAGTGGAGAAGAACAAAGGTCAAACCACAACAAACCacacaacaagaaaaacaaatagcATAGCAAAAACCTATGTACAAAGCAGAAGGAGACCTGCTTATAACTGGTACAGCTTTAAATATTTCCCATTATAGGACAAGGGCAGTGAAACGCCATTAGGGTATTCAAGTTTAAATGAGTTAGGGCCTAATACATGTTTGATCGTGAATGGTCCTTTCCACAGAGAATCAAATTTCCTATGAGCTCCTTTTTCGTTCCCTGCGTTTGTCCCAGAGCAGGACTTGATCTCCCAGCATAAATTGTCGTGGTCTAGCTCTGCGATCAAAAAATTTCTTTACCCTGGCCTGATGTGCATTGATGTGATCCACCAACTCTTGCctctcttcttcaatttttgaaaggtaCATAATTCTCTTTTCCAGAGCACTTTGCGAGAATTCATCTTCTATCACTTTTTGCAACCTAGTAGCTGATAATTTGAGGGGTAAGGACAATTGAGCTTCTACTCcgtataccaattcaaatggtgtcaTACCTATGGCCATTTTAGGTGAGGTCCTATCTAACCACAGTGCTTcatatagccttttatgccaatccTTTGCATTCTCAGCCACCAATTTTCGCATTAtagaaatcaaattcttattgctagattCAGCCTAGTCATTTCCTTCCAGATAGTAATCTGAAGAATGAGATAATAAAatgccatgatcataacaaaatagGCTGAATTATTCGGAAGATAAATTTGGGGCATTATCGGTCATGATCTTCTGGGGTACACCAAACCTAGTCAAGATATTCTCTTTCAAGAAGTTACAAACAATTTCTGAAGTAGTCTTCCTGACGgggactgcttctacccacttcgtaaaataaTTTGTAGCAATGAGGATACGAGTATAACCAGCACTTGACGAGGGATTCAATGTACcaataaaatctaaaccccattgttTCAAGGTTTCATCTATGATTACCAGCCTTAATGGTAATGCAGCTAATTGGGGTCTTCCTGAGAATAACTTGCATTTCTCATAGCCTGCAACCCatttatatgcatctttaaacatACCTAGCCAGTAGCAGCAACTCCTGACGATTTTGAAAACTGTTACGGTAGATGAATAGTGTCCTCCACATGCCTCATTATGAAAAACTCGTAAAAGCTTCTCATGTTGTTCCTTGTCAACACACCTTAAGAATGACCCATCCAAGCCTTTTTTGTATAAGATATCATCCACAATCACATATTTAGTTACCTTCAATATTAGATTTCTCTTTTCTTTTGCATTTAAATGCTTAGGACATTCTCCATAAGTCAAGTAACTAGCCACATTGGTGAACCACTCATCTTGCAAGCTGACAAATAAAGTTAGTTGcagtttgtcttcttcttccttgtcttcggCTATTAAATGACATAATCCTTTCCCCCAGACTAACTTGGTCGGTCTGATATCCAAATCAAATTCCTGAACCTTTGAAACCCAGGtcgctctattattcattcccaccTCCTGTTGAGTCAAGATACTTTTCACAGTGGGGTTTGGTACAAAGACAATTGAATGAGAATGCAGTACATAATACCTAAAATTCTTAACAACTTTAATAACCGCAAAGGCCCATTTCTCAGCAAATGAGTAATTCAATTCATGTTTTTTGAGCGGAACGCTCATGAATGCAATAGGGACTTCTTCATTCAATTCATTCTTTTGTAGAAGAATGCCAGATATTGTGTGTTCTGAAGCATAACAATACATGATAAAATCTCTTTTAAAATAAGGATTTATTAGTGTTGGATCATGAGCAATTGCTTCCTTTACCTCTTGAAAGGCTCTTTTTGCTTCTTCCTTCCATTTAAAAAATTgcttttcactcatcatccctacaaTGTGTTTGGTAATTTCAGCAAAGTCTAGCACAAACCTCCTGAGAAAACTCACTTGCCCAAAGATCGATTTGATACCACTTCTATCTGACGACAAACTTAATTTTTGGATAGCTTTTACCCAATCAGGATCTATTTTGATACCATCTTGTGAAACTATATGCCCTAATAGCTTTCCCTCTGTAACACGgaaaactgacttctttgggttGAAAGAAATACCATGGTCTCTGCATCTTTGTAGCACAGTCTCCAAATCTCTTAGGTGATTTTTCCTTCTTTTAGAGAAAATTGTCAAATCATCCAGATAGATAACTATAGTCTTACCAATGAGGTGACTGAATGAGAGATTCATCGCCCTTTGGAAAGTTTCTCCTGCATTTATTAGGCCAAATGACATATGATTGTAGGCAAAAATTCCCCAAGGTGTTGCGAAGGTCATTTTGTGTTGGTCCTCTTTTGCTACACTTATCTGATTATAACcggagaaaccatcaagcatcgacatcatttttaatcaaacaatagttTGGAGAATATGATCCATCGCTGgcaatgggtaattatctttcaaACTGGCCTGATTCAAGTTTTGAAAATCCacacagatccttatttctccatttttcttgcgAACCAGAAGAATATTGGCCAGCCATGTAGAATGGTGAATAGGATAGATAATCCTTGCCTGAAGCATCTTGTCTATTTCTTTGAAAATAGCATCTGCGACCATGGGATTGTAATTTCTTAAATTTGGTCTAAAAGGAGCCACTCCGGGCTTGAGAGGGATGTGATGTTGAAACTGGTCATTTATAAAgcctttcaaatcctcataagaccaGGCAAAGACATCTAAAAAAATTTGTAACAGTTTAATAAAAAATGTCTTTCTTTAGGGTTGCAACACTTGCCTAAATTGACCATCTTTGGGTTATTTTCATCACCTAAATTAATCTTTTCATATTCTCCAAATGTATTAGCAGTTTGCGAAGTATTTTCTTTGACATACCTATCATTGCGATCAAAGAGGCATTCTAAGGATACCAGGCCTTTTGGAATTCGATTTCCCTTCAACTGGAAAACTTCCTTTTTAGAACCTCCCTCTGTATCTGGACAAAACTCATTACATTAATTCTCAGACCCTTTGAAGAAAGAAGAAGCAAACATTTCAGTTTTTTGCAAGAACTTATTGATGTgtttatcatttccaaacacttgcTAGAAATTTGAATTGCCAGGTACATTAGGGAGATATATAACTTCGATCCTGTAAACATCTGCACCCAAATCTGGATGTGGGAGTAATAAAGATGCCGACACTGCCAAAGAATCTGCATAGGAATTCTGATGTCTAGgaatagcttcaattgagaaagcatcaaaatattcaatctcatccAGACTTTGTTTCTGTAATGTCTAGGTCTTTCATTCTTTACCGAGAAGAGACCTCGTACCTGTTTAACAATTAATTATGCATCACCTTTGGCGCTCAACAATTTGATTCCTCTTTTCCTAGCTTGCTCAATTCCTAACAATAATGCCTCATATTTTGTGGTGTTATTAGTGTTTTTAAATTCTAATTTGAATGAAAAAAGAATTTTTTCACCTTGTGGAGAAATAAGCACCACTCTAGCACCAGATCCAGTCAATGCACAACTCCCATCAAACTCCATTTCCCACAAGCCTGCAGTAGGATCTACTATATCTTCTGGTGTCCCTTTCTTATCATCAGAGAAGAGCAAATAATTGCCAAAATCACATTCTTGATACAATATTTGATATTTTGGGTCATCAGATGGAAAAACATTATATTTGGACTTTGGTTCAGGTTGAAGAGCAAATTTTTGCTTACTAATGGGAATTATTGcctcagaccaatccattttaatttctcctcACAAATCCTTACAAAAAGTCTTGCTTAGCAACATTCCATAACTTGTGGGAATATCAGTAACCAAAATAGTTAACTTCACTCTTTTGTTAGGATGTACTGCCAGAGCAACTTGCGCATCTTTGATTTGACCTAGTAAAGGAATTTGCTTTGAGTCCATTGAATAGCATTTACCGAATGTTTTAGTGAGTGAAAGACCTAATGCTTTAGCAACTGCAGAAGGCATAATATTATCGGAGGCTCCCGAATCAATGATGCAATTATTAAGTTTATATCCATTGATAAATAAAGACACATAAAATGGCTCGGTCCTTTGGTCAGGTACTAATGGTGATTCAATTGATTCATTAGCTAATGACTTTAGAACAGTACTAGATAACTCTGTAGATTTGGTATCCTTTTCATCTTGTGAGGACTCAAGATTAATCAATGGTATTTTGGTGTATTGCAACTGAGAAGTTTCCCCCtgtacatatttaattaaattttctaactCTTTAGGATTCAACCTAAGATATTTAGTGGGAGAAATCTGGATTTTTAATGccttacaaaattcaacaatatcaaaagaagtatctgatgaataatgatgaaaaacaaataccctaactggtactgagagggggggggggggggtgaatcagtacagtcaaatactttctaacaatattttcaagctaaaacaacactaaccggttgtcttcatcactgaacttaaccatggcaatatcggttaaccacagtaagacttcagacagcatAGACCggtaagtctaaacacttcaaatacatttaatacttgatagctactttacttataaacatatgcatgtggtgtgtcaccaataccataaccattagctcttcatgcataatcacttaaacaaagaacacttaatcatcacatgaaaaatgcacaacccatgacacacagatttttcacgtggaaacccaaatgggaaaaaccacgatggggatgaatacccacaagcttgtttttgaactcttttgaagctcactctgttaggagcctagtctcgttaaagactttacaataaggttctgctaggaactgatcctgttaaagatcacccggttaagggatggctatataccctgttaaaggttgaaaccctgttaaaggttaccttgctagaggatttgaagaactcaatgaacttgagtcacctagttagagtatttacagtaagcctgttaaagctacccggcaaagggattttccttctgttgaaatggttagaagacaacaggtaaagctttgatttgataacaacactatatgctaaggcagatccttttcagttcctctacttctacaatcacactctgcaattttctcttactggtttggcaagtatctcatcactcggatacacacacaacattttccaacaacttacaataataaacatcatcgaccttatagacaacaattaggtcagtagcataaaccctaaaccctaagcattttaggtttacaatacaagtggtccaatcctgaccgtccaaacactttgcatagagaaatacaatttcaaatagatcacaagacaatctgcatcgtccattcttcaccgcacatagaaatcagtaactcatcatgctttcttctcataccgctaagaagaattttcattcccgaggtagacatttaatgcagtcgatcttctcatgcaagatacTCAAGGGAATCCTTCACGTGCAAAAGGCTGAcatggcatcatgatctcatcttcatctcctaGCTAACTTAACACAGAATTTCATCGATTGCATCGTACAAGCGAGATTTATAaattggaaaccctagagctgagactaccaacctgtagtcacactcagtgaaaccccgacaccggttcactgcatttcttcataccggttcactaacttcttccaatctgcataccggtttacttacacttattgacatcaatgacaacatacattatcatcatatcaacattttggttcatcatatgccaacagtatCGGGGTCAGAACGCTTCAACATCTGAACTTCTTGAACTCTTGAACCATTCTCCGAGTTCTAGTTCAAAGGTTCTTTACCTTTAGCTACGGTTTCAAGAAAAGT encodes:
- the LOC131026792 gene encoding uncharacterized protein LOC131026792; its protein translation is MRKLVAENAKDWHKRLYEALWLDRTSPKMAIGMTPFELVYGVEAQLSLPLKLSATRLQKVIEDEFSQSALEKRIMYLSKIEEERQELVDHINAHQARVKKFFDRRARPRQFMLGDQVLLWDKRRERKRSS